The sequence below is a genomic window from Plasmodium coatneyi strain Hackeri chromosome 13, complete sequence.
TTAACGTGCTCCGTCCAGGGCGtgccatatattttttgctccATTTCGTCGACTCTGCttggcattctttttttatccttgcATTGGCGTGGCGCTCTCAACTTACCATGTAGTAAAAGGATGGGAATCAATCAGGACGATGCAGTTTTTGACCAACGTCTTTGTTCTGACCAGCTCATTGTTGGAGGCATTATAAACAACGTCGATAATTCTCGTAATTTTTGAAACACCAAATGCTGGCCAGGAAAAGCTGCCTGAGTCGAGTTTGATTGCCCGGTacttgtaattttttcctcttcccctaACAACATGGACTTGTCTACTGCCCAACTTGGTGTTCGATGGGGGCCTTCCTAATTCAtactttctcttcttcttgtggatttttttttttccaccggTAAGGCGGAGTTTGTGTCGGCCGTCTCTGCTGATACCCATCTGTGGAGGGgtgccaaaaaaaggaaaaaaaaattatgtgtacatttttcatgttaGCAAATGATACGAAGAAGGcatttttctcaaaaatgtGGCAAGGTAAATGTACACAGTTCCATTCAAAATAGGCAGAATGGgggaatatattttcccctttacgAAGAAagcatatgcatgtgcaaCTTTCTTTTGCCTTACACTTCACATATAGGTAATATGTAACGCACGAAGTTGTATTCACGCAGATATATTCACGTGCATAAGTGAtgataaatttttaattatggTATATTTCTCTCCAAATAATGCAAATGGTTAAGGTGGGTAATAAACACAGCATGGGGATATGTTCAACCAGGGGCAGCGgtcaaatgaaaagaaataaatgtaaaggCATCGGGCAAGTATACTACGCGGTAATTATGCAGTTCACAAGAATGTACGACCTTTTCCCGCAACGCAAGCATAACGGCTTTAACTGTCACGTCCCTTCGTGCTCACGTATATACGATGATGAACAACACCGCACGTGCAGCTTCGCGCGCGGAATGTGATAATGTGCTTCTCTTTTGTTATGACTACAGCATCGCGCTCAGTAATATAAGCGTGTACAACTGCGCGATTAAGCGTACTTATGCTCATGCCGTGCGCTCTACTTTTATTGGCATATTCCACTCTCATCCGCTCGACTTACCTTTTAAGCGACTAAACAGTATACTGTTATTTTTCCGTTATATGGATGAAGGAGCCTCTTAAAATATTCCTTAACGTTAGtttccaaaatggaaggaatacaTATTTTGGTAAATATCAGAAGGGTTACAAATGTTCGCAAAAatgtttataaattttttttttttttttaaatgaaaaaaaataaatgccaCATGGGTAAATATCAATTTTataagctttttttttttttttcttttttttgaacgaGCGTCGTATATATTCGTTAGggtttataaatatatgtgccaAGCACGTATGCGCGAAAAGGGTGAGCGTGAACCTagccttttcttttaaaaaaaacgaggtataatatataaataattgcgcatgtatatattttatttatacttttcggcttcccatttggaaaagtgtatatatatatgtatgaacggaaaaatatatgccgcgggaaaaataaatgtcaTTAGAAAATAAGGGTTGCTAATTCCCTTAAGTGGTAGAAGCTTCAGCGGTGCTGCGCTCCTACAAATGGCAACTTCGCACAGTTTTATAGTGCaccactttatttttcttctttcacatCAACCCGTGggtatttttttgcaattcacCTCACCCACATATGGTATTTATTACATGATTGGATGACCTGGAACAGAGGTTGCAGCTTGCCTTTTTTATCGCAGGGCGATTCGCGTCGGATTGGGTTTTGCCAATTATCCCTCTGTGCGCAGCTCCGGCGTCAGCGGTAACTGCAGGGGGTTATATATGCCACAGGGGAGGCacccaagaaaaaaaaaaatccgtACGTGGAAAAGTATGCGCCTTATATACGCACAGTTACCCCATTTGCGCCTTTTTAATATGccataaagggaaaaaaaaataaaaaaaaaaaaccaccaTGAAGTAGGTGCGTCCGTATGTACGTAACTTTTGTGATGCgcttatgcatatatatttataccgTTTGGCTATATTTGCATGTTCAAAATTTACAGCTTCGACTTTTCCCAAGGgtcaaaaataataataaagaagCGATGCGGTGGGGGTAGATCATTCAATATTcaatgtgtatttttttttttttttcgtcatgcatattttacaaaaacgcTCGCATAGGACCTTCTTTGGATTATTTTCCGCgtcgaacattttttttttttttttaccttttctgCCAAGAGCGTTAGCCTAGTTTAATGGGTGAAGAAGATAACGTGGCAGGTATATTTGTGTATGCATGCATGATGAGGCATCATACGGGGTGATGTGATTAATGGAGgtgggaaaaatatgaacatacgttaaaaaaagaataattcgTATAAAAGGATTAAGTGTCCAACCGCGACCTGCTTTACGTTCATGTGCTAATTGCAGAATTAATGATTGTTGGGGAATAAccctttgttattttttcttttcccaatTGAATTTACATTTACTGCTCCGTTCATGTGGCGTAACGTGTTAGCCCTAATTGTACGCCTGTGTGGAGGGTGCAATGGACGTATGCATGTAACACCCGCGAATTGAACTCCAGTCCGGTTGCACGtaaataatttgttcttttacGTTGCCCACGAGAGATGGGGTTAAGAACCAATACGCTCTTTAACAAATcggtaaattttttaatatcaaGTAAGTAAAgaatgtccaaaaaaaaagataaaaatgttttaatttcttttttttggtggagGTGACGAATAAATTCAAATTGGGAAGAATATCACCACCTTCTTTTAGTGTTAAAAGAAGGGTGTATAGGAAACTCTGTGCAAGGGGTTCGTTACATATGGACGCTATATGAACGCATTACGCAGACAGTATTATGATAATACTTTTTACGCGGCGCGCTGgccatttttgcacacataaaaataaaacattgggtgaaaaataaacgaaaaatACCAATCTCAGTTGATGCATCAACCGAATGGTGAAGCAAACCGAATTGTTGTCCAATCAatgttttcactttttttttttcaaaattttgtgaaTAATGTCTGAAGACAACTTgtatattttgttcttcgCCTTTTTGTCGcacttcctcatttttgaaaTGTCTTTAATAACGGTCATATTTCCGACCTTCAATTCCCCCTCCAACTTTTTagcttttttctgttccctttttattttatttttttttctgcgttcGCTAATTTCTTCGAGCATATCATtctccatattttttcccgccTTGATCAATCGCTTCAAATGCGTATTCTTGTgatcttttttctttgtgcttaggttatttttctttatcgtCTTGATGGTactgtttttgttttttatatttaaataaacaacgttcctttgaatcattttgttaatttctttttgtaaTTCGTCATTGTTGGAGAAGATGTTGTCGTTATTCTCTTGGGGGGTACTGTCCATGTTGGCGCTTCCATgattattacttttttcttcctccgtaGTTTGATTCATTAGAATATCTTTTTCGCCTTCGctcatttttactttctgCTGCCTGACGTACCGTTGTGgcgctttcttttttattccttttctcctcttccctttAGTTAGCTTGGAAAAGTAGTAAAAAGTCCCTTTCTTGATGATTTAAAATTGGATCATGTTTCTTCTGCCCATTTGGCGACATGGAAGAGGCGCGGTTtttatgggaaaaaagaaaaaggacatTACATACAGGTTTGCAGCCAAAGGGAGGTaggcaaattaaaaaaaagaaaaaaaatgaagcgtAGAAATGGGCCGCAAATATACGTAAACTTAtacgtagaaaaaaaaaaaaaaatttttctttatttcttgcCCTTGAACATGCAAAATAAGAATTTAAAGAACAAACGTTTCCATTATTTGGGAACAGTCTCTTTTCGTTTGCATAAATTTGGGCTCTTGAagaatttgatttttttttctgtgcgtTCCTTTCCTGatagcaattttttaaaggctTCTATTATGGTGCATACAATGCAAACCGTCCCAGGGGGACCACATCGGGGAAAATCCTTTCTcatttgtgtacatttttttttttttttacaatttttccattttttatgttttactTTTCCCAACAAGAATAGGGTTTATAAGAGTGGGATGCCTCATTCCGGGATTTAAGcacaacacattttttccccatcttGTAATGAACACCATGCAGCTTTTAAAGTTTTCTTTTAACtaattacttatatatgtatacatatttatgctGGTGCACACAAGCAAAATTTTGCTTTTGTGAGAAGGCGCCTGTCAACGAATAAGTTCCTGTGTGGGTGCTAAAACATATGAAGAGTTGGCACCCGCGATTTGCTACATATTCATGTGACCAATTGATTACCATTGCTTTGTACTTCTCTCTGCAAAATTCAATGTGGCGTTTCGTGCTTGTATAAGTGTGCATTTTTGCTGCCGCGCGGACTGCTACCACCTTTTTTGAAGGAACGTGAGGAACACACCGggaattttctccatttgaATGCCCGTGCGGTGTGCTCTCCATCTTTTAAGAAACAAACAACTGGCCCCCCTCTGttacatacatttttaagcTTCCATTTGAGCGTATAAAGCGGTCATATGCGAGACATAAAATTTGCATGATTTTTAAAAGgcccaccttttttttgtacccaTGTTGAGTATGTCTGGTAgaccattttaaaaagaaaaaattattttaaaataatttaaaactATTTGAAATTATTCCATTTGTATATCCACTTGTGTACTCATTTGTGTTCCCTTTTGTATGTTATCCCCGTGGGTACtgctaaaattttttattttccccacgGGGATAATTTCCTggcgcgttttttttttttttttttttgcgtataTTTTGGCTAGGTGTAAAAAGGGAGCATCCCGAGAAAGTCCACGTAAATGAGTTTTCATGCATAGGATGATCACTCATGTAGGACGCCCTCGCCAGTCACGTGAACAAAGGTTGAACGTGGCTTCTGAATGAGAAGCGAAGGAATACAAGGTGGAAGACACATAATATcgtacattttaaaaagaaacggaaatttttttcattttttcgtgcACGGGAAAAGGGCGTGAAAAGATGTCCTCCGAGTTAATCACCAAGGGTTCTCTCATTTTCGTTTGAGCGGAAGGGGAGAGAGGAAATGcgtcacgaaaaaaaaaaagaaaaaaaaaaaagaagaagaagaattacaAGCAGTATTCGAAGCATAAGAAATGCGTACCTTTGTGATCTTCCGCTGAGACGGGCgattcgaattttttttttttttttaagatagCTCCGCGTAATTAtaggacaattttttcctcaaagtTTGAAGAGATTCATAACTGAATTTTGAAGCAACATTGTATCGTCCGAATTGGTTTTATCCATTTGGAACATCGTAAAGGTTTTTGAGTTCGCTCCGAGCGGGTGAGTAGGAGCATACGTTCCAACATAATTGCTTCCTCGGCGCGGCAGTTTTTCGCTTGTGGAAGTTGAACTGTTGGGGTGTTCAATTGAACGCGTGAGAAACTCCATGGAGGGTAAAATCCACAAGAGGTACAAAGTGGTGAAGAACGAAGATGTGAACCACCGGTACACTATCAACGACGTAGAGGTGTATTTCCCCTACGAGCTGTACGACTGCCAGTATAATTACATGTTGAGCGTTTTGAATGCactgaagaagaaggaaaatgcgATTTTGGAGTCTCCAACTGGGACGGGAAAGACGCTGTGTCTGCTGTGTGCAAGTATTAGCTATTTGGTAGACGTGCTGGAGAAGAAGGGAGCTTTCtcggaaaatataaacattacagaaaataaaaagaacataTCATTCGATTTTAAGGAGTTTGAAAATAGTAAAGGTAGCCCAGCGAAAGCTGCTCCGGCAAGTGATTTCCCCAAGATAATTTACGCTTCCAGAACCCACAGTCAGTTGAAGCAAGTCAtaaaggagttaaaaaatgtgtactttATTAAGAACAATGAAAAGTACAAACTACTGACAACCATTTTGGGTTCCAGAGACCAGCTGTGTGTTCACAACATTAACTACAATTATAAGGGAACCATGTTGAATAATATGTGTAAGAGGGCGAGGAAGAATGGAGAGTGCATGTA
It includes:
- a CDS encoding 40S ribosomal protein S8 — translated: MGISRDGRHKLRLTGGKKKIHKKKRKYELGRPPSNTKLGSRQVHVVRGRGKNYKYRAIKLDSGSFSWPAFGVSKITRIIDVVYNASNNELVRTKTLVKNCIVLIDSHPFTTWYENTFGVTLGKKKKGKTDEENKEENKAEGEENEENNEEKDEKAKSSYSVIKKIGKSKQIDPALLEQFKQGRVLACISSRPGQCGKADGYIIEGDELLFYKRKMDKKKRN